The genomic interval gcatgtgtttgattaggatcagaaaatgactttcagtattatgttaatgatttgcaaatattataaaatgatatgtataatctcatgatggtcacacgctgagtttaatatattgtttcttcccttactaagatgtgtctcacccgaatatgaattcatctttttcaggatttctcaggatcgagctttgagagttcgaaattttataacattttttggaagatataagaaaaaatagTATATTTTTCTGTTaactttgatatgtatattttatgttttataatttatgttttaagttttataagatatggatggttgtgaaacatactggtattagtggataatattttggagacatgtatatatttgaatactggtggatgattaatttattatggttggtagttagaattagtaaactctggtactatgttatatggagattatggttatatttccgttgcgtatattatggaagagagattttatcaggtataacgcgtcggacccgggtttaaggtttcggggcgttacaatagaCTTGTGGCAATGCGCTGTTACAGCTATTATTTGGTGTGTCTGTTTGGAGAGGAACGCTAGAATTTTCTAAGGGTTAGCTACTGCTAATAacttgctttggagtagagtggCATATTTTAAGTCGCTGTGTGCATCAGCTCACGGgttttttcatcatgtttctttgGAAGATCTGCAACAGGACTAGTTGGCTCTGCTTCATTGAGTTGGCTTTCAGCTTATTATGAATTTTCATTGTAATTTGTTGTTATTGATGTAAAGGGAGGATTTATTATTCTCCCTGTTTTTTGtcatcttttcttttctcctcATTTTTTCTGATTACATCCTTTTATCTTCTAAtaaattctttgtttatcaaaaataaaaataaatacaattccAGGTTTTTCCAATGTTTGGGTCAACCGAACTCAACCCAGCTCCCCCAACCAGAAAAAAGCAGGGgaataataaacaacaataacaataaaccaagcctcaagtctcactaggtggggtcagctacatgaatatttttccaccaatttacTCGATCATGATCAATTTCCTCCAACAAATTCAGGGGAATAATAAACGAAAAGGGGAAAATCGTTCAAGAAAAATAGCTGTCTCATAAACATAAGTAGTTTTCTGCACTTGGACTATTTTTCTGCTGAATTCCAAACAGATAACTTCAACAGTTCTGCCCATACAACATAAAACTGGTTTTTTGGTCCCCCAccccacaaaaaaaataaataaataaataaataacagaaCCTAACTTAATGTAAGTTTCTTTTGATGAAAAAGTCAAATCCACATCATTAGATTCTATAGGtttcaaaaacataaaaatacagTGTGAACCATGAAGTACAATAACAGAACCTAAACAAATGTAAGCTTCCTTCGATGAAAAAGTCAAAACCACACACATTAGATTCTATAGGtttcaaaattataaaaaatacacAATGAACAATGAAGTTCAGCTAGATTGTTACAATAAATTAAATGAAATTTCAAGTTCCTAGAACAATGACTAAGACAATGTTTCCTGAAGTATCATTCATCGATAGTTTAAATTCCTTTTAAGTCACACGTTGCAATTGCGAAACACGAAAGAGAATAATTCAACTTGTTAACTGAAAAAATCATATATCAAGAGTCCAAATAGCAGAAACATCAACCTCTGTCAAACAATGTTTTTAATCAAGAGAGACTAGCTCAAGCGAAGAACAAAATCAAAAcccattttagttcaaaaattaTAAGCCATGCAGGGTAAAAAAAAAGGAAGGTATCTAAGTCATTctgcaaacaaaaataaaaataaaagagaagcAAATATAAAAATGAACATGAACATAAAATAATACCTGTCAATCCCAATGTTCTCAAATCCCAGAGCAGCAAATGGTTGTCTGTGCCTCCAGTTACCAGTCTGCATTTTCTTCTCAATAGGGCAGTCGCTAAAGCCTGAGCATTTTTTTTTACTTGTTGCATATATGCTTTGTACTCCGGAGTCGCTACTTGCTTTAAGGCTATAGCAAGTGCAGCAATATGGTTATTGTGAGGCCCACCTTGTAAGGATGGAAAAACAGCAAAGTTTATCTTGTCCTCAAAATCATATTGGTCACTATCATCACCTTGACCTGGAACCATGCCTCTCTTCCTCAACTTTTTACCCTTTCTGTAAAAAATTATTCCTCCTCTGGGACCTCGAAGACTTTTGTGAGTTGTTGAAGTAACAATATCACAATATTCAAATGGATTTACACATTCCTGTTAAATAATAAACCATCATATCAAAAAATTTGTGGTTAAATCAAATCTGAAAGTTTTAAATGAGTAAGTTCGGTCAACTAAAGTTATCTTTCACACTGTTTGGTTTGAAGGAAAGATGAAGAAGGAGAGCATGACTGGAAAATCGATTTCCCCACATCCAATATGGTAGCAAATTAGGAAAGAGAACTGATGAAATGGGCATTCCTCTCCTCTCAAAATCAATCCCTCCAATAGTAGTAGGAAATGGATGGAAAAAACCTACTCAATATGAGTGACGAGCATTTTTTTTCCCTTCCATTTTCTTTTGCTTAAGCAACAAAAAGGAAAGGTAAGCAcattctttctttcccttttataTCCTCTACACCTTTTTTCCTTTCCAGCCCTTTTCTATTCTCCCAAACACTATTAATTCTCCATTGTTGAAACTAACCTTTACATGAAATGAGAAAAGATATTAAAGCTTAAAACCATGGGAAAGATTAATTTATTCAATACAACCTAGCCGTTAACAGCCAAATTAAGTTTGCATAGTTACCCTGCACCAAAGAAACAGTATAAATTGgagcaaaaaaaaaacaaacaaacaaaaacagaaacaaaacaaaaaatatatatataaaactgtgaCCAAGAGGACACCATATCTTATTGTCGTGCacaataaatattttctcaagaaaGAAGATAAACATgaagtaaatataaaaaaaaaaattttaaaatcattttccaaattttcttctTACATATAAAATTCACACTTTCTTAATGTAGCAATGAGGAACAAATGTTTTCTCTTGCCCTGTTGTAagttataatatcataaatacataaaatttggaaaataatgtATCTTAGTGAGAGCGTTGAGCTCTGGATCCCAAAACAAATGGTAAGATTAAAGAGGTGGTTTTGAAAAAAGCTTCAATTGATTTGATAATGCTAAGAAAATCCAAATTACAGGAGGTAGATGGTTCGATGACTAGGAGTGTTTCAGAATCTAGGAGTGTTTCAGAATCTAGGTTTAGGCATTGGCATGGCTGGTGGTTTATCTAGGGATACTATTGTTGTCTAGGATACTAGGTTTGTTACAAAGGTTGATTAGGTGAGTTCTGTCTGTTTGTGGTCCTAACTGTCCCAGGCTTAGGAGTTTATTTTGGGAGTTGTCTGGACAGTATGGTTTATGTTCCCTTGATTGGTGCGTAGAAGGTGATTTCAATGCATTAGGTTTCCTTATGAGAAATTGGGTGGCTCTAAGGTCATCAACAGCATGAGAGGTTTTGATAGTTTCATTAGATATTGTGAATTCTATATTATTTAGTTATACGTGTAGTTCACATGGTTTGCAGCTGGCCAGTGTATACACACTCTAGTTGACAAATTCTTGTTTGCCAATTCTTCCCCCCGACTTCCTTAAGAGGTGCTTCCAATGAGAAGCTTCTGATCATTGTCCTATAATTTTTCAGTCCAATCCTGTTAGATGGGAGCCCACACCTTTGAGGTTCAAAAATATGTCACTATCTCCTTTCGGTTTAGCAGAGTTGTTGAAGTACtgtttttttaaaacaaaaaaaaaagggttttggGAGGCCTGGGGGGGTTGCAAGATTATTTTAAGGTGAATTGTGATAGTTCATTGCTTCATTGGGTGACCAGGGGTTTGTGGAGGaacatctttattttattttttatttctttttttatagTAAAAATGGTAAGTAGGGGAAGAGCTTTATTAATGAATCAGAGTTCAAGAATCACGGGGATTGTGGAGGGAGATTTTTACAGGACTCTTTATTCGGAGGAGGATGTTGATAGACCAGTAGATTGGTGTCCAATTAATGATGTTATTTCTTTGATGCAAGAAAGTTTGAGAACAAACATGGGATCGGGCAGAATGAGCAGATGCTAGAGGTAGTACCAATTCTCACCATGCAAATCCCTAAAAATTTGTCTCAACTCTCGTCTTTTTACCTGCATGAGGTATAAAATTGGGCATGGTGAGAGGGTTCAATTCTGTGACGATCATTGGGTTGGGGATGCTCCTTCTATTCATGTTTTTCACCATTTTTATCATCTTTCTGTTCTTCATGATTCTCCTATTGCTAAATTTTCCCTTGACCATAAGATTGGAattcttggaattttcattttcctaaaaatatgagTCAAATTGAGACTGATTATCTTGTTAGATTGTTGAATCTTGTTAGAATCTTTCTGTTCTCCTTGATTCCTtgctcttttttctttcttttttttttttttcatttttgtggaGAGTGAtggaaggtggtagtttttagaCTCTTTAAATTACTTTTCTTGTTAGTCTGTCTTTGTCCAAATGAGGAGAGAACTTCTCATTTATTCTTTCAATGTCCTTTCTCACAGGGACTCAGAATTAGAATAATTCACTAGTTTCTGGTGAGCACTGTGTTTGCCCTTCCTCTTTGTAGGGCATACAATCTCTCACTTATAGGGGCTTTTGTATATTGGAGAGAGAAGCAAAGTGCAAGAGTGCTGTGGTTGCAGTGCTTTGGTGCATCTGATTAGAGCATAATGCAAAACTCTCCGCATTCTGCAACTCCAACTAAACAAATGTGgtataaaatagtattttagacTTATCTTGGGTGTTTCATCAACAGCTTTCTTGAAGAGTTTCATTGTCTAATGAGCAGAGGGACTGGCATTCTGTGCTCGACAAGTTGTtgtatactttttattttttcaggTGCTTTCTTAAcaagaacccaaaaaataaataaataaataaataaataagatgcCATAACaactaaaatcaaaaaaatagaaTTCTTCAAGCAGCCAAGAGTATAGAATAAAGATTCTTCAATCTTAAACAAAATACAACTATCAAAATCGTACCTTGGCCGCAATAAGACCACTAATTTGAGCCATATCACACATTAACACAGCTCCACACTTATCAGCAATCAGTCTAAACCTCGCATAATCCCACTCACGAGGGTACGAGCTCCCACCACAGATAAGTATCTTGGGACGAAAATCAATTGCCCTCTCCTCAAGTTTATCATAATCGATATACCCAGTTTGTGGATTCACTTTATATGGTAAGCTCTCAAAAAATATAGAAGCCCCGGACACTTTTCTCCCGTTTGGCGTATAATACCCATGACTAGTGTTTCCTCCAGATGGAGTATCCAAACCCATGATTCGATCTCCGGGGAGGAGAAGCCCCGTGTAAACAGCAAAATTTGCCGATGTACATGAATAAGGCTGAACATTCACACCCCAGCAATCCGGATCAAGATTAAAAGCAGCCAAAGCACGCTCGCAACAGAGCATTTCAATCTCATCGATGTGCTGATTGCCACAGTAGTAACGGGCACCAGGCATTCCTTCCGAGTACTTGTTCGTCAAATGGCTTCCGAGTGCTTCCATCACAGCCCGACACACAAAATTTTCTGATGCAATCAGCTCAATTCCCGTGAATTGCCTTCGCTTTTCCTTCTCCATAATCCCGAACACATCCGGGTCAGCAATGTGGAGCGGCTGACTTCCCCAAGCCCTCACTGCAACCCTACGTGACTCGAGACTCAGAGAAGATGACGATTCAGTATCCCTTTTCCGCTTCAAGCACATGGAATGGCCCAAAATTCTGAACTCCTCCATATCTGATCTGTCATCTTCGCTACACACTTTCTCCTCGCTTGCGTTCTCGATTTTGTGGTCCTGATCGTTTGCCTGCTGCTCCAGCAGCTGCAGGGGAATGGAGGGCATCGGGTGCGCTGGATCGCGGAAGCTCGAATCTATCTGAAACGAAATGGAATCGTCGGCAATTTGGGTTCTCGGAGGCGGGGAGGAGTGGGACAGAAACCCTAGAGAGAAATTGGACTGCGAGCGAGTCAAATCCATGGACGAGGACGAGAAAACACTTCTACCACTCTGACGAAAGCTTTTTCAGGGTTTAGTAGAACAACAATAAGAGCAGCAGAAACTGCGACAAGAGAGTTTATTGAAGGTGCAGTAGCAGTGGCGGAATAGTGATCGGAAGGAGTTTGAATAGGAAGCTGCTGCTGAAGCTTCCATAGAAGCTGAAATTTTCAGCAAAAAATTCTCAGAGCAGAAAACCTAACCCTAATCGTAACCCGAGACTTACACCGAGAGACGAGAGCGAGAAGGACAGGGAGCGTAGCTTTGACGGTGTGGGGGAGATTCCAAGACAATGAACCTGGACGCGTTTATGGGGTGATTTATGGGGTGACTGGGTTCACCAGTCACCGGTCTTGACGACAAAGTTTTCACTCCATCTGGTGGTGCCCCACAGGGCGCCAATCACAAATGTTTCATCGCGGCGCTACCGTAGGACACGTTGGCCGGACTCATCACGTGCTATTAATTAATTCGGAgtttttttctaatttaattttattttaatttaaaatatttaagaaaagcTCAAAAAAATTTCCGCAATTAATAAGTTTATAAAAACGCTAGATGGtccatttttttttaagataaaaaacaGTTTCATCATCCAAcatcttttattaaaaaaatattacacTAAGTAgtgtttttaattaaaaaatattatttagacTAGCGCTTTTTGCATGACTCATGCACACACCACCCAACCTTCaataattgaaatatttttattatattagggatttttgaaaattataattgtttaattttaacttttaaatttttttatcacTTTCAATAGCAATGAGTGTCTAAAGTTtgtataataaaattttaaaaatgagtcATTTATGAACTCGTTATCTAGAACTCTTTTGTTATGTTTAGTTTAAAGAAAAAAACGAAAtagtaaaaaaatgaaataaaaatttaaatgaaaagtaTAACAGAATAAAGTGATAAATTTGATCTCATTGttcttaattccattatattcctACGCACTGAAGGTGCAATTTTAGCTTATAGTAGATAAGGATAATAAAGATTGTCATGAACTAAAAGGGGCAATAGAAGGGTatgggtagacttaaaataatttaagaggagatagtgagtaagaatttaatatccctgaatctgtcaaaagaaatggtttatgatcgcataaattagtgaaataggattcatatagccgaccccatatagtgggacttaaggttttgttttgttgttgttgttgttttaaaCTACCAAAATATGGAGGGAAATAATCATAGAGAAGAGTCCaccaaaatttatttaaaaaaaaactcaaactaCATACAcaaaaggaaaaatgtaaaaaCCTAACAATCTTAAATCAACAAAAATAACTAGTTGTTGCAGTGGtagaaaaagattcatgtaaTCGATCCAGCCTACtaggatttaaggtttggttgttttttattattattgttggtggtggtggtggtggtggtggtggtggtgttttAGACAAAAAGCGGAGCTTCCAAACTAGTTACTTATAAATAATCTtcaaaaatgaatatttaatattggTTATAATTTTTTTGTCATTTTAATCAAGAGTAAGGCAACAAAGAGTTAGCAAGAATTAGCTATTTCGAAGTGATCAATTAGTTATGATAGGAATGGGTTAATAAATGATCTTTTGACTCGATTGTCTTGTGTTCTTTCTATTTAGTTTCCttctatttttggattttttcaAGCAAGGACTTAGTGTCCTCCTAATTGTacttcttttttctctctttcttagTAAATtcctttttttatataaaaaatttcattttatataATGAATGACAAAAAAAAGGGAATGCAATGGAAGCACAAGGAGTCATTCAACTAAAATCTCTATTGGTGAAAAACTCAACTCAGTATGCATAGGTGTATGGCTTAGTGGAtagtacccaaaaaaaaaaagtgcaagtGAATAAAAGGAATGACTTTGCATTATTAGCTAGAAACAACTTTCACGGGCAAACTGtagaccttatgggtcataccctattttgattatgacaaatattttgatatttaatatctatcaagtttgtgtgcaagataaTACTAGCAAGATCATATTGATGACATGCAacaacttgaagaagaatgaagattCTAGCATATTTAAttgttgtattttcatattcaggcctgtaatatttaaattcaaaaaagtctgtaataatttgcatatcatgcatgtaagactATAAActcaagaccttagggatcaccctttggtcgaccgacgccagattttctAACCTAAGTAAAAAGACCTTAAAAAAGATCCTACGTCCTTGCACTAACACTTAGAAAAGTCCtcaaaatcacatatactatcaggggaaacttttaatttaaatttggaCTGAAATGCACATTTTTAGTGTTCAGTCGACCGGACCCTAACGCACAtagaccttcggtcgactgaacctccctagggtcaaaggTTTGAACCTTCGATTGACCGACTACAAAATGAGCTGCAATGCGCTAGTCGACTGAACGCACCTGTGGGAAGCCCCAactccttggtcgaccaaacttgaagaagaaaaatggcccggtcgaccaaatgtTCAACgttagtcaaccgaacttggcctggtcgaccgaacctcggaggttttAAAATTGCCTCAAGACCAATCGACCGAAGTCACAATtcaaaaatgtctcggtcgaccgaacctagcaattgggtcgactgaaccttaagtACAGTCAACTGAACCTTTCGAGTTGGTCCAAATTTTATCATtgttaaattgggttaatttttgctaaacacaattaatctttttccaaaattccAAGCGTGTCTCTAATGGCTATAATTTACCCCTTGCTTATATATACGTCCTCATTTGTTCAATTAAGGGGTGATTAGCACTTTTGATTAAAcaaaaattctctaatttttTCCTAGACCATTCCTCAAGCTTAAAGCCTATATACTCTCATACTACTTCCCTTTTGCTAATCCAAGCCTTGTGAGAGTACCTAGAGAAATTATACTTCATTCCACTGTGCTTAAAACTCTCATTATATTATTTGTTGAttaattttgatattgagagttaaacataagttttcccactgatttaatctaataaatcttatgtggggaaaacttagtgcttgtgggtctttgcattgatattgtaagataccttagcccatatttttctatgtacaaaaatattttacaagtttgatttcaaacaactcttgtgtttactatattgagaaaatattgttgaaTTTGTTTGAACATTATTGcttgcatctttgaaacactaatctgacattgagatttggtatacttggttttcaaagaatagcttgtttgaacactcttgtgcatatttgagattatatattatactgagtgttgcttgcacatatacacccttgagcttatagttcctacattattggtgtgcattgattatattatgcgtagtggtacatatctacttgtgtaagaagcattttcatgtatgtaaattattcatatattttgtattccaGTCATGGGTCTAAAGGgggagactagccttattgaATAGTCTTGAATtggtttagacctggttaggaaagatAGGTGCTCCATCCTAATAAGATGcggttataggttgaggtcagaccCGTGAATTAACTTGGTTGcaaccagtgccgctccacccgttaagtgagtaatagtggtaatccttgggcttgcaagctgaggcggGAACGCACGcaatattggctgaacctcgataatatatcaTGTGTCTATTTTACATTATCGCAAtttatttaccacacgtgtatgttatattgtgaatgctacgcatgatttaatttccgcacgttatatttatctgggcatttggaattgtatagacaaaccctaggttgtgggTATATTGTTGTTATTTGGTTTAactgaggaagaaattttaaatacccaatttacctcccctcttgggaatacaccatttatAACACAAACAGtgacagtattttcacaactttcatacacagtTGTATACAATCACACTACATCGAACTTGTGTAAAAAATTCGGTtgtctcctcttaaaatcgagtatacccatccatgcttgcacctgttcaaagaaaaccaTTTTCATCGACAATCAATCATAGTGTTTTCACAACTTTGATACTTAGTTGTATACATTCATACTACATCGAACTTATGTAAAAAAAATTCagcagtggaaggaacatcaaatgGACGTAATTGCTCGACTCATCGCAAAAAATTGTCACACATTTCAAGCACAAAATGCGGGCTTATGTGAAGAAAATGACTGTCTGATTATCCGCATCCACTAGTAAATGACTAAACTAATCCTACATATATCTTATCTGGATAAGGGAACCAAGTGTCGTAGTGTCAAGATGGCACAACTCCTAACAACCGGTGGCATATACGACGCAGTGCTACTTGTCCTTGGTCGTCTGCCTCATCGTCTACTGGTCCGCAAGTATGATCAATGGCAGGCCTTCCATCAATGGGCAGTCCAAACAAAATGGCGACATCATGTAATGTGATCATCACCTCACCACGCGGTAGGTGGAAGATATGTGTCTCTGGCTTCCAGCGCTCCACGAAGGCCATCACCAAATGCCAATCTAGTGGGACATGGCTGATTCGGTAGATACCGTAGAATCCAACAATCCGAATCAAAGAAATGATGCGATCAACCACATCAAAGAAGTCCTCTAAAAACTGAATCCACCTTTGGCACTATAAGGGCTCGGTATAACCTTCAGTCCAAGCTCGGTGAACCGGTGTTGATCAAACAATGTAAGAACTGAATGATCACTTGGCCCTAGATCGATTCTGCAAAAAGGAAAAGTTGAATATAGTTACTAACTAAATGAAATAATAGAATGTAATAACATATTCTATATAATTAGGTTTGTCTATATGAACTTCTCGACTATCTTATACTGAGTTTCCCGATTTTAATTCGTCCATGGACGACATGATCACTTAATGCGATGAGTCAGATCCATCCCCTAGTAACGTCCTCCTCGGACaccttgtgcggttatgtccttgtTCATAGCATATGTTGCACATGTTcttcttcctaccttcccttACGTCAATCTCATTACGTAGATGTGAACTCT from Malania oleifera isolate guangnan ecotype guangnan chromosome 9, ASM2987363v1, whole genome shotgun sequence carries:
- the LOC131164002 gene encoding serine hydroxymethyltransferase 7-like, which codes for MDLTRSQSNFSLGFLSHSSPPPRTQIADDSISFQIDSSFRDPAHPMPSIPLQLLEQQANDQDHKIENASEEKVCSEDDRSDMEEFRILGHSMCLKRKRDTESSSSLSLESRRVAVRAWGSQPLHIADPDVFGIMEKEKRRQFTGIELIASENFVCRAVMEALGSHLTNKYSEGMPGARYYCGNQHIDEIEMLCCERALAAFNLDPDCWGVNVQPYSCTSANFAVYTGLLLPGDRIMGLDTPSGGNTSHGYYTPNGRKVSGASIFFESLPYKVNPQTGYIDYDKLEERAIDFRPKILICGGSSYPREWDYARFRLIADKCGAVLMCDMAQISGLIAAKECVNPFEYCDIVTSTTHKSLRGPRGGIIFYRKGKKLRKRGMVPGQGDDSDQYDFEDKINFAVFPSLQGGPHNNHIAALAIALKQVATPEYKAYMQQVKKNAQALATALLRRKCRLVTGGTDNHLLLWDLRTLGLTGKNYEKVCEVCHITLNKIAIFGDNGTIIPGGVRIGTPAMTSRGCLESDFEIIADFLLRAAQIASRVQREHGMVLKGFLKGLHNNKDIVELRTRVENFATQFSMPAFDI